The sequence GAGCCTGGTCGCATGACCACACACGACATCCACGAACCCGTCGAGCACGACACCGCGGGGGTCGGCGCCGTCGTCGCGGCAGGCGTCGTCCTGCTGGCGCTCGTCGTCGGAGCGGCCGCGCTGGTGGCGCAGGTCGTCGACCTGGCCACGTGGGTCGCGACCCCCTGAGCCGCCCGCGGGTCGCGGTCAGTAGGCGTACGGGAAGCCGGACCAGTCCGGCTCACGACGCTGCAGGAACGCGTCGCGCCCCTCGACCGCCTCGTCGGTCATGTAGGCCAGCCGCGTCGCCTCGCCCGCGAACACCTGCTGCCCGGCCAGGCCGTCGTCGGCGAGGTTGAACGCGAACTTCAGCATGCGGACCGCCTGCGGGGACTTGGTCGCGATGATCCGCGCGTACTCCAGGCCCGCGTCCTCGAGCTCGTCGTGCGGGACCACGTCGTTCACCGCGCCCCACGCGTGCGCCTGGTCCGCCGAGTACTCGCGCGCGAGGAAGAAGATCTCGCGCGCCCGCTTCTGGCCCACCTGCCGGGCGAGCAGCGCCGAGCCGTACCCGCCGTCGAACGAGCCGACGTTGGCGTCGGTCTGCATGAACCGCGCGTGCTCGCGCGAGGCGATCGTGAGGTCCGCGACGACGTGCAGCGAGTGCCCGCCGCCCGCGGCCCAGCCGTTGACGAGGGCCACCACGACCTTCGGCATGGTCCGCATCAGCCGCTGCACCTCGAGGATGTGCAGGCGCCCGGCGCGCGCGGGGTCCACGGCATCCGCGGTCTCGCCCTCCGCGTACCGGTAGCCGTCCCGGCCGCGGATCCGCTGGTCGCCCCCGGAGCAGAACGCCCAGCCGCCGTCCTTGGGGCTCGGCCCGTTCCCCGTGAGCAGCACCGTGCCGACGTCCGACGACATGCGCGCGTGGTCGAGCACGCGGTACAGCTCGTCGACCGTGTGCGGGCGGAACGCGTTGCGCACCTCGGGCCGGTCGAACGCGACGCGCACCACCGGGAGGTCCCGCTCGTCGGACCCCGTGCGGTCCACGCCGCGGTGGTAGGTGAGGTCCGTCAGGCCCTCGAACCCCGCCACCTCGCGCCAGCGCGCGGGGTCGAACGTCGCGGACACGCGGGCAGGCTCGGCACTCACGCGGCCCACCCTAGGTGCCAGGGTCGCCGCGCGTAGCCTGGGGCGGTGGTCGCGCCGGACGTCGTCGTGTGGTCGGTCCCGCTGCGCACCCGGTTCCGAGGGCTGACGTCGCGGGACGGCGTGCTGGTCCGCGGGGACGCCGGGTGGGCCGAGTTCTCGCCCTTCTGGGACTACGACGACGAGGAGTCGTCGGCCTGGTGGCGCGCGGCGCGCGAGGCGGCCGACCTCGGCTGGCCGGAGCCC is a genomic window of Cellulomonas fulva containing:
- a CDS encoding 1,4-dihydroxy-2-naphthoyl-CoA synthase, with product MSAEPARVSATFDPARWREVAGFEGLTDLTYHRGVDRTGSDERDLPVVRVAFDRPEVRNAFRPHTVDELYRVLDHARMSSDVGTVLLTGNGPSPKDGGWAFCSGGDQRIRGRDGYRYAEGETADAVDPARAGRLHILEVQRLMRTMPKVVVALVNGWAAGGGHSLHVVADLTIASREHARFMQTDANVGSFDGGYGSALLARQVGQKRAREIFFLAREYSADQAHAWGAVNDVVPHDELEDAGLEYARIIATKSPQAVRMLKFAFNLADDGLAGQQVFAGEATRLAYMTDEAVEGRDAFLQRREPDWSGFPYAY